From Atribacterota bacterium, a single genomic window includes:
- a CDS encoding 4Fe-4S binding protein: GMLSADLKPIPFKVPASSRSRHVPIPLPEVLDKFFYNILRPKPDFIHEKCIGCGLCARNCPAKCIQMIETKPYVDLTQCIRCFCCQELCPERAVEIKRGKLSRILFR, translated from the coding sequence GGGAATGTTATCTGCTGATTTAAAACCGATTCCTTTTAAAGTACCTGCCTCTTCCAGAAGCCGACATGTCCCAATACCCTTACCGGAAGTATTAGACAAGTTTTTTTATAATATTCTAAGGCCTAAACCTGATTTTATTCATGAAAAATGTATTGGCTGTGGCTTATGTGCACGGAACTGCCCGGCCAAATGTATCCAGATGATTGAAACAAAACCATATGTAGATCTAACTCAATGTATTCGTTGTTTTTGCTGTCAGGAATTATGTCCGGAACGTGCTGTTGAAATAAAACGTGGAAAGCTATCACGTATTTTATTCCGGTAA